The DNA sequence GGGGCCATATAACAATACCCCTTTAGGGGGTGTTATCCCCAATCTGTCAAAGATTTCGGGGTGTTTTAGAGGTAATTCAATTATTTCCCTAACAATTTGAATCTTATCTTTAAGACCTCCGACATCTTCATAAGTTATGCCTGCTATTTCATTTTCTTCACTTTCACTGTATTGGGTTCTAACTTCAATCTCAGTACCACTTGATACCCTTACTATTCCCTGTGGACTAGTTGAAACAACAATAAATCTCATCTCACCTAAAGAGAATGGAGTCATCTCAAGAAGGTTGCCGATCATTTTATCAAAAAGGGGGTCTCCAGTTTCTTTCATTCTCGATTGGCTATTTACGCTTATTATGTCGCCTTTTACCAAGGCCCTTCCCAGAATATTTCTTTGGAGAATATTCCCGGGGATAACCATTTGCACTCCCTTTTGTGTTGGGGCTAGAACAACTCTTCCTGCTTCTTTGGCATCAACTTTATTGACTTCAACATATTCCCCCATACTTGCTTTAGCATTCCTTCTGATTAATCCATCCATTCTGATAATAGCAAGATCTTTATCATCCGGATATGCATCAACTACTATTGCTGCAGTCTTTCTTTTTCCATAAATTTCGATGATGTCTCCCCTTTTAATGCCAATCATGTCTTGGTATCTTTTATCGATTCTAACTATTCCTCTACCTACATCTTGCTGACTAGCACTTGCGACTTTAAGTTTGACTATTTCGGATTCACCTAGTTCCACACAATCCCTCTTTTTAGATTAAACTTAAACTATTAAAAATGTATTGGTATTAAGTTAAAAATATTATTCTATAATTCTTTTTCGTTAGAACCCGATAGTTTTATAAATTTACCGAAAGTTGAAATTTTACAAATGTTATAGTGGTTATTATGAAGAATATATACATTTCTCCAAAAGTTATTAAACAAGGCGAATTTGAACTTGTAGAAAGAAAAGGTGTTGGACACCCTGATTCTGTTGCAGATGGAATCGCTCAAAAAGTAAGCAATGAATTATCGAAGTATTATATTAAAAAATTTGGGACAATAATGCACCACAATACGGACCAAGTAGAAGTTGTTGGTGGACAGGCAATTTCAAAGTTTACCGGCGGAGAAATAATAGAAGATCCAGTTATTATACTTTCAGGTAGGGCCACTCAAAAAGTTGGTGACGAAATAGTACCAATTCATGAAGTAGCAAAGGAGGCTACGGAGAAATATATCCATGAACTTTTTAGAGGGCAAATGAAAGTTGGCATTGAATCCTTCATGGGAGAAGGTTCTGCTGATTTAAGAGATGTTTTTGGTAGAAAAAATTCAATTCCATTGTCAAACGATACTTCTTTTGGTGTTTCTTTTTATCCATTTACTAAAGTTGAGCAGTTAGTCTATGACGTAGAGACATACCTCAACTCTGATAAAATGAACAAACAGTATCCAGCAATAGGAAGAGATATTAAAGTAATGGGTGCAAGAATTAAAGATAATACAAAAATAACAATT is a window from the Methanofastidiosum sp. genome containing:
- a CDS encoding methionine adenosyltransferase (catalyzes the formation of S-adenosylmethionine from methionine and ATP) encodes the protein MKNIYISPKVIKQGEFELVERKGVGHPDSVADGIAQKVSNELSKYYIKKFGTIMHHNTDQVEVVGGQAISKFTGGEIIEDPVIILSGRATQKVGDEIVPIHEVAKEATEKYIHELFRGQMKVGIESFMGEGSADLRDVFGRKNSIPLSNDTSFGVSFYPFTKVEQLVYDVETYLNSDKMNKQYPAIGRDIKVMGARIKDNTKITIALATVDKYVENIKEYITFKDQIKEVLQDKFGSCDVDYYINTADDVERGSAFLTVTGSSMENGDDGSVGRGNRANGLITPYKP